From Numida meleagris isolate 19003 breed g44 Domestic line chromosome 4, NumMel1.0, whole genome shotgun sequence, the proteins below share one genomic window:
- the RWDD4 gene encoding RWD domain-containing protein 4 isoform X1 — protein sequence MPIAAGPALVSRACVAAAGPRSPERVRAWCLPRAMAANEDQEMELEALRSIYEGDGCFRELSPVSFQYRIGENGDPKAFLIEVSWPETYPQTAPVISMDAFFNNTISSAIKRSILDKLMVEVEANLGTAMTYTLFEYAKDNKELFMENQPVNTVTSVSNSIAIGTPDVPANKKKDKKEQLSKTQKRKLADKTDHKGELPRGWNWVDVIKHAGGLWLQPEQDCLGAMPQQEVSMVCDHGTGKGFSLRQHQNGLSFCYSKPLQGESTCLCYP from the exons ATGCCGATAGCGGCGGGGCCTGCTCTGGTCTCTCGCGCATGCGTGGCAGCGGCGGGGCCGCGCAGCCCGGAGCGGGTGCGCGCGTGGTGCCTGCCGCGCGCCATGGCGGCCAATGAGGACCAGGAG ATGGAACTGGAGGCGCTGCGCTCGATCTACGAAGGAGACGGGTGCTTCAGGGAGCTCAGCCCGGTGTCCTTCCAGTACAGG ataGGTGAAAATGGAGATCCCAAAGCCTTTCTAATAGAAGTTTCTTGGCCAGAAACATATCCACAAACAGCACCAGTCATATCGATGGATGCTTTCTTCAACAACACAAT atcttcAGCTATTAAACGAAGTATATTGGATAAATTAATGGTAGAAGTTGAAGCTAATCTTGGAACTGCTATGACATACACACTTTTTGAATATGCCAAAGATAATAAAGAGTTGTTCATGGAAAATCAGCCTGTTAACACTGTG ACTTCAGTAAGCAATAGTATTGCTATTGGAACTCCTGATGTAccagcaaataagaaaaaagacaaaaaggaacaATTATCCAAAACCCAGAAAAGAAAGCTAGCCGACAAAACAG ATCACAAAGGAGAGCTTCCTCGAGGATGGAACTGGGTGGACGTAATTAAG CAT GCTGGAGGCTTATGGCTGCAACCTGAGCAAGATTGTCTGGGAGCGATGCCTCAGCAAGAAGTCAGCATGGTCTGTGATCATGGAACGGGGAAGGGCTTTAGTCTCCGCCAGCATCAGAATGGATTGAGCTTTTGCTATTCTAAACCTCTCCAAGGGGAATCGACTTGCCTTTGCTATCCTTGA
- the RWDD4 gene encoding RWD domain-containing protein 4 isoform X3, which produces MPIAAGPALVSRACVAAAGPRSPERVRAWCLPRAMAANEDQEMELEALRSIYEGDGCFRELSPVSFQYRIGENGDPKAFLIEVSWPETYPQTAPVISMDAFFNNTISSAIKRSILDKLMVEVEANLGTAMTYTLFEYAKDNKELFMENQPVNTVTSVSNSIAIGTPDVPANKKKDKKEQLSKTQKRKLADKTDHKGELPRGWNWVDVIKHSCVEILPQLLHLFYFGEQVTRSSN; this is translated from the exons ATGCCGATAGCGGCGGGGCCTGCTCTGGTCTCTCGCGCATGCGTGGCAGCGGCGGGGCCGCGCAGCCCGGAGCGGGTGCGCGCGTGGTGCCTGCCGCGCGCCATGGCGGCCAATGAGGACCAGGAG ATGGAACTGGAGGCGCTGCGCTCGATCTACGAAGGAGACGGGTGCTTCAGGGAGCTCAGCCCGGTGTCCTTCCAGTACAGG ataGGTGAAAATGGAGATCCCAAAGCCTTTCTAATAGAAGTTTCTTGGCCAGAAACATATCCACAAACAGCACCAGTCATATCGATGGATGCTTTCTTCAACAACACAAT atcttcAGCTATTAAACGAAGTATATTGGATAAATTAATGGTAGAAGTTGAAGCTAATCTTGGAACTGCTATGACATACACACTTTTTGAATATGCCAAAGATAATAAAGAGTTGTTCATGGAAAATCAGCCTGTTAACACTGTG ACTTCAGTAAGCAATAGTATTGCTATTGGAACTCCTGATGTAccagcaaataagaaaaaagacaaaaaggaacaATTATCCAAAACCCAGAAAAGAAAGCTAGCCGACAAAACAG ATCACAAAGGAGAGCTTCCTCGAGGATGGAACTGGGTGGACGTAATTAAG CAT AGCTGCGTGGAGATACTTCCTCAATTGctgcatctgttttattttggagagCAGGTGACCAGGTCTTCAAATTAA
- the RWDD4 gene encoding RWD domain-containing protein 4 isoform X4 → MELEALRSIYEGDGCFRELSPVSFQYRIGENGDPKAFLIEVSWPETYPQTAPVISMDAFFNNTISSAIKRSILDKLMVEVEANLGTAMTYTLFEYAKDNKELFMENQPVNTVTSVSNSIAIGTPDVPANKKKDKKEQLSKTQKRKLADKTDHKGELPRGWNWVDVIKHAGGLWLQPEQDCLGAMPQQEVSMVCDHGTGKGFSLRQHQNGLSFCYSKPLQGESTCLCYP, encoded by the exons ATGGAACTGGAGGCGCTGCGCTCGATCTACGAAGGAGACGGGTGCTTCAGGGAGCTCAGCCCGGTGTCCTTCCAGTACAGG ataGGTGAAAATGGAGATCCCAAAGCCTTTCTAATAGAAGTTTCTTGGCCAGAAACATATCCACAAACAGCACCAGTCATATCGATGGATGCTTTCTTCAACAACACAAT atcttcAGCTATTAAACGAAGTATATTGGATAAATTAATGGTAGAAGTTGAAGCTAATCTTGGAACTGCTATGACATACACACTTTTTGAATATGCCAAAGATAATAAAGAGTTGTTCATGGAAAATCAGCCTGTTAACACTGTG ACTTCAGTAAGCAATAGTATTGCTATTGGAACTCCTGATGTAccagcaaataagaaaaaagacaaaaaggaacaATTATCCAAAACCCAGAAAAGAAAGCTAGCCGACAAAACAG ATCACAAAGGAGAGCTTCCTCGAGGATGGAACTGGGTGGACGTAATTAAG CAT GCTGGAGGCTTATGGCTGCAACCTGAGCAAGATTGTCTGGGAGCGATGCCTCAGCAAGAAGTCAGCATGGTCTGTGATCATGGAACGGGGAAGGGCTTTAGTCTCCGCCAGCATCAGAATGGATTGAGCTTTTGCTATTCTAAACCTCTCCAAGGGGAATCGACTTGCCTTTGCTATCCTTGA
- the RWDD4 gene encoding RWD domain-containing protein 4 isoform X2 yields the protein MPIAAGPALVSRACVAAAGPRSPERVRAWCLPRAMAANEDQEMELEALRSIYEGDGCFRELSPVSFQYRIGENGDPKAFLIEVSWPETYPQTAPVISMDAFFNNTISSAIKRSILDKLMVEVEANLGTAMTYTLFEYAKDNKELFMENQPVNTVTSVSNSIAIGTPDVPANKKKDKKEQLSKTQKRKLADKTDHKGELPRGWNWVDVIKAGGLWLQPEQDCLGAMPQQEVSMVCDHGTGKGFSLRQHQNGLSFCYSKPLQGESTCLCYP from the exons ATGCCGATAGCGGCGGGGCCTGCTCTGGTCTCTCGCGCATGCGTGGCAGCGGCGGGGCCGCGCAGCCCGGAGCGGGTGCGCGCGTGGTGCCTGCCGCGCGCCATGGCGGCCAATGAGGACCAGGAG ATGGAACTGGAGGCGCTGCGCTCGATCTACGAAGGAGACGGGTGCTTCAGGGAGCTCAGCCCGGTGTCCTTCCAGTACAGG ataGGTGAAAATGGAGATCCCAAAGCCTTTCTAATAGAAGTTTCTTGGCCAGAAACATATCCACAAACAGCACCAGTCATATCGATGGATGCTTTCTTCAACAACACAAT atcttcAGCTATTAAACGAAGTATATTGGATAAATTAATGGTAGAAGTTGAAGCTAATCTTGGAACTGCTATGACATACACACTTTTTGAATATGCCAAAGATAATAAAGAGTTGTTCATGGAAAATCAGCCTGTTAACACTGTG ACTTCAGTAAGCAATAGTATTGCTATTGGAACTCCTGATGTAccagcaaataagaaaaaagacaaaaaggaacaATTATCCAAAACCCAGAAAAGAAAGCTAGCCGACAAAACAG ATCACAAAGGAGAGCTTCCTCGAGGATGGAACTGGGTGGACGTAATTAAG GCTGGAGGCTTATGGCTGCAACCTGAGCAAGATTGTCTGGGAGCGATGCCTCAGCAAGAAGTCAGCATGGTCTGTGATCATGGAACGGGGAAGGGCTTTAGTCTCCGCCAGCATCAGAATGGATTGAGCTTTTGCTATTCTAAACCTCTCCAAGGGGAATCGACTTGCCTTTGCTATCCTTGA
- the RWDD4 gene encoding RWD domain-containing protein 4 isoform X5 yields MPIAAGPALVSRACVAAAGPRSPERVRAWCLPRAMAANEDQEMELEALRSIYEGDGCFRELSPVSFQYRIGENGDPKAFLIEVSWPETYPQTAPVISMDAFFNNTISSAIKRSILDKLMVEVEANLGTAMTYTLFEYAKDNKELFMENQPVNTVTSVSNSIAIGTPDVPANKKKDKKEQLSKTQKRKLADKTDHKGELPRGWNWVDVIKHLSKTGSKDDE; encoded by the exons ATGCCGATAGCGGCGGGGCCTGCTCTGGTCTCTCGCGCATGCGTGGCAGCGGCGGGGCCGCGCAGCCCGGAGCGGGTGCGCGCGTGGTGCCTGCCGCGCGCCATGGCGGCCAATGAGGACCAGGAG ATGGAACTGGAGGCGCTGCGCTCGATCTACGAAGGAGACGGGTGCTTCAGGGAGCTCAGCCCGGTGTCCTTCCAGTACAGG ataGGTGAAAATGGAGATCCCAAAGCCTTTCTAATAGAAGTTTCTTGGCCAGAAACATATCCACAAACAGCACCAGTCATATCGATGGATGCTTTCTTCAACAACACAAT atcttcAGCTATTAAACGAAGTATATTGGATAAATTAATGGTAGAAGTTGAAGCTAATCTTGGAACTGCTATGACATACACACTTTTTGAATATGCCAAAGATAATAAAGAGTTGTTCATGGAAAATCAGCCTGTTAACACTGTG ACTTCAGTAAGCAATAGTATTGCTATTGGAACTCCTGATGTAccagcaaataagaaaaaagacaaaaaggaacaATTATCCAAAACCCAGAAAAGAAAGCTAGCCGACAAAACAG ATCACAAAGGAGAGCTTCCTCGAGGATGGAACTGGGTGGACGTAATTAAG CAT TTAAGCAAAACTGGTTCTAAAGATGATGAATAA